One Luoshenia tenuis DNA window includes the following coding sequences:
- a CDS encoding NAD-dependent epimerase/dehydratase family protein, protein MKTVLVTGANGFLGSHLVRALVEHGVAVTALDREGCCGNLPQDPLVTFLPCELSGIAALDTTNIPRPDVFYHLAWQGVAPDAREDFELQKANIDYSLNCVRLAAQLNAGRIILPGSTMEYLYNEAPIGPHSLPTPQNAYGAAKVAARYLCGELASSLGLPMVYMVFTGIYGVGREDKNVLFYTIDSLLRGQRPSVTKLEQRWDFVQIDDAVSALIAGGEKGKAGAFYAVGNGDNRPLAEFLYIVRDLIDPALPLGVGDVPYKDSRLPNSAIDTAALQADTGFTCQVPFREGIAAVIAHYRAKLNGEGGTKNG, encoded by the coding sequence GTGAAGACAGTCCTTGTGACGGGCGCCAACGGTTTTTTAGGCAGCCACCTGGTGCGCGCTCTGGTAGAGCATGGCGTAGCGGTGACCGCGCTGGACCGGGAAGGGTGCTGCGGCAACCTGCCGCAGGATCCGCTGGTGACGTTTCTGCCCTGCGAGCTGAGCGGCATTGCGGCCCTGGATACGACGAATATACCCCGGCCGGATGTGTTTTATCATCTGGCCTGGCAGGGCGTTGCGCCAGATGCGCGGGAAGACTTCGAGCTGCAAAAGGCCAATATCGACTATAGCCTGAACTGCGTCCGGTTGGCGGCGCAGCTAAATGCGGGGCGGATCATCCTGCCCGGGTCGACGATGGAGTACCTCTATAACGAGGCGCCCATCGGCCCGCACAGCCTGCCTACGCCGCAGAACGCCTATGGCGCGGCAAAAGTGGCGGCGCGCTATCTGTGCGGCGAACTGGCCTCGAGCCTGGGCCTGCCGATGGTCTACATGGTCTTTACCGGAATCTACGGCGTAGGGCGGGAGGATAAAAACGTCCTTTTCTATACCATCGATTCCCTGCTGCGCGGGCAGCGTCCCTCTGTAACCAAGCTGGAGCAGCGCTGGGATTTTGTACAGATCGACGATGCGGTATCGGCGCTGATCGCGGGCGGAGAAAAGGGGAAAGCCGGCGCTTTTTATGCGGTGGGCAATGGCGATAACCGCCCGTTGGCGGAGTTTCTCTATATCGTGCGGGATCTGATCGATCCTGCGCTGCCGCTGGGCGTGGGGGATGTGCCTTATAAAGACAGCCGGCTGCCCAATTCGGCCATCGATACGGCGGCGCTGCAAGCGGATACGGGATTTACCTGCCAGGTTCCTTTTCGCGAGGGGATCGCGGCGGTCATCGCGCATTACCGCGCGAAATTAAATGGCGAAGGTGGAACGAAAAATGGTTGA
- the rfbG gene encoding CDP-glucose 4,6-dehydratase has translation MLDLEFYRGKKVFITGHTGFKGSWMCQVLYLAGAQVTGYSLEAPTQPSLFEAAGIAQKIDSVIGDVRDLAHLKEAMDKAQPEIVIHMAAQPIVRESYVNPVYTYETNVMGTVNLLEAVRQCPSVKSVVNVTTDKVYLNNEWVWGYRENDVLDGYDPYSNSKSCSELVTSSYKKAFFSGMDVAVSTCRAGNVIGGGDFAKDRIIPDCIRAMEKGEDIVVRNPYSTRPYQHVLEPVCAYLMVAQRQYEERAAYEGSYNVGPDDCDCVTTGELADLFCSAWGDGAKWINLSESNAPHEAGLLKLDCAKIKRTFGWQPRWHIADAIEMTVAFSKVYLAGGDVAQEMKRQIEAYLA, from the coding sequence ATGCTGGATCTGGAATTTTACCGGGGCAAAAAGGTATTTATCACCGGGCATACGGGCTTTAAGGGCAGCTGGATGTGCCAGGTATTGTATTTGGCCGGCGCGCAGGTAACCGGCTATTCGCTGGAAGCGCCCACGCAGCCCAGCCTGTTTGAGGCGGCGGGCATTGCGCAAAAGATCGATTCTGTCATCGGGGATGTGCGGGATCTTGCCCACTTAAAAGAGGCGATGGACAAGGCTCAGCCCGAGATCGTGATCCATATGGCGGCCCAGCCCATCGTGCGGGAGAGCTATGTCAACCCCGTATATACTTATGAGACCAATGTGATGGGTACCGTCAACCTGCTGGAGGCCGTGCGGCAGTGCCCCTCGGTCAAAAGCGTGGTCAACGTGACCACGGATAAGGTCTATCTGAACAATGAATGGGTTTGGGGCTACCGGGAGAACGATGTGCTGGACGGCTATGACCCCTATTCCAATTCCAAAAGCTGTTCGGAACTTGTGACCAGCTCCTATAAAAAGGCGTTCTTTAGCGGGATGGATGTGGCGGTCTCCACCTGCCGGGCGGGTAACGTGATTGGCGGGGGCGATTTTGCTAAGGATCGCATCATTCCCGATTGCATCCGCGCCATGGAAAAGGGCGAGGACATCGTCGTGCGCAATCCCTACTCTACCCGGCCTTACCAGCATGTGTTAGAGCCGGTGTGTGCGTACCTGATGGTAGCCCAGCGGCAGTATGAGGAGCGCGCAGCGTACGAGGGGAGCTATAATGTTGGCCCGGATGACTGCGACTGCGTGACCACCGGTGAATTGGCGGATCTGTTCTGCAGCGCTTGGGGCGATGGCGCCAAATGGATCAACCTTTCCGAGAGCAACGCGCCGCACGAGGCGGGGCTGCTCAAGCTGGACTGTGCGAAGATCAAACGGACCTTTGGCTGGCAGCCGCGCTGGCACATCGCCGATGCCATCGAGATGACGGTGGCCTTTAGCAAGGTGTACCTGGCCGGCGGCGACGTGGCCCAGGAAATGAAGCGCCAGATTGAGGCATATCTGGCTTAG
- the rfbF gene encoding glucose-1-phosphate cytidylyltransferase yields MKVVILAGGFGTRISEESHLKPKPMIEIGGQPILWHIMKSYSHYGFNEFVICCGYKAQVIKEYFANYYLHRSDITYDFADNNKIIIHNNVAEPWKVSVIDTGLNTMTGGRVKRVRDYIGDETFMLTYGDGVCDIDIAALYDFHKQHGKLATMTAIQPGGRFGTLEINGQGMVERFAEKRKEDGGWINGGYMVLEPQVIDYIDGDATMFEREPLERLGADGQLMAYQHDGFWQCMDTLREKLYLEELLEKGTAPWKVWDK; encoded by the coding sequence ATGAAAGTCGTTATTTTAGCCGGCGGGTTCGGTACGCGTATCTCGGAAGAAAGCCATTTGAAGCCCAAGCCGATGATCGAGATCGGTGGACAGCCGATTTTGTGGCATATCATGAAAAGCTATTCCCACTACGGGTTTAACGAGTTTGTGATCTGCTGCGGGTACAAGGCGCAGGTAATTAAAGAGTATTTCGCCAACTATTACCTGCACCGCTCGGATATCACTTACGATTTTGCCGATAATAACAAGATCATTATCCACAACAACGTAGCCGAGCCCTGGAAGGTATCGGTGATCGACACTGGCCTGAACACCATGACGGGCGGCCGCGTTAAGCGCGTGCGGGATTATATCGGCGATGAGACCTTTATGCTGACCTATGGCGACGGGGTGTGCGATATTGATATCGCCGCGCTGTACGATTTCCATAAACAGCATGGCAAGCTGGCTACGATGACGGCTATCCAGCCCGGCGGCCGCTTTGGCACGCTGGAAATCAACGGCCAGGGCATGGTAGAGCGATTTGCCGAAAAGCGGAAAGAGGACGGCGGCTGGATCAACGGCGGCTACATGGTGCTCGAGCCGCAGGTGATCGACTATATCGACGGGGATGCGACCATGTTTGAGCGCGAGCCGCTGGAGCGTTTAGGTGCGGACGGTCAGTTGATGGCCTATCAGCATGACGGGTTCTGGCAGTGCATGGATACCCTGCGCGAAAAACTATACTTGGAAGAATTGCTGGAAAAGGGCACCGCGCCCTGGAAAGTGTGGGATAAGTAG
- the glf gene encoding UDP-galactopyranose mutase, protein MVDAIVVGAGLCGAVTARFIAEELDKKVLVLERREHIAGNIYDYVDDSGILVQRYGPHIFHTRKKEVFDYLQRFAEWKPFHLRCMVQMDGRYTPSPFNFKTIDDFFPGEEGERIKQHLAMEYPGRDRATIVEMLESQDPVVKAYADFLFAKDYSLYTAKQWGIDPSQIDISVLKRVPVLFSYEDGYFSDPYQAMPEGGFTGVVARMLDHPNITVQLHTDAAEKLTFTADGCELLYEGAAPGLVVYTGPLDELYGQRFGALPYRSLRFEWQTHAVDSYQAAPVVAYPQAPGYTRITEYKKLPEQDVQGASTIAVEYPLTYTKDNGAEPYYPIPTEESAKSYAAYRAKADSVKNMVLCGRLAEYRYYNMDDALARALEVCKQIRAHFGA, encoded by the coding sequence ATGGTTGATGCCATTGTGGTAGGCGCGGGGCTATGTGGAGCGGTGACGGCGCGCTTTATCGCGGAGGAATTGGATAAAAAAGTGCTGGTTCTCGAGCGGCGGGAGCATATCGCAGGCAATATTTACGATTATGTGGACGATAGCGGCATCCTGGTGCAGCGCTACGGGCCGCACATCTTCCATACCCGCAAAAAAGAGGTGTTTGATTACCTGCAGCGCTTTGCCGAATGGAAACCTTTCCATTTGCGGTGCATGGTGCAGATGGATGGACGCTATACGCCTTCCCCCTTTAATTTTAAGACGATCGACGACTTTTTCCCCGGGGAGGAGGGGGAGCGCATCAAGCAGCATCTGGCCATGGAATATCCGGGACGGGACCGGGCCACCATCGTGGAGATGCTCGAGAGCCAAGACCCGGTGGTCAAGGCCTATGCGGATTTCCTCTTTGCCAAGGATTACAGCCTTTATACAGCCAAACAGTGGGGGATCGATCCTTCGCAGATCGATATCAGCGTGCTCAAACGCGTGCCGGTGCTTTTCTCCTATGAGGACGGATATTTCTCCGATCCCTATCAGGCCATGCCGGAGGGGGGATTTACCGGTGTGGTAGCACGCATGCTGGACCATCCCAATATTACGGTACAGCTTCATACGGATGCGGCGGAAAAACTGACCTTTACTGCGGACGGCTGCGAATTGCTCTATGAGGGCGCCGCTCCGGGGCTTGTGGTCTATACCGGCCCGCTGGATGAACTATACGGCCAGCGCTTTGGCGCGCTGCCCTATCGCTCACTGCGCTTTGAGTGGCAGACCCATGCTGTGGACAGCTACCAGGCGGCGCCGGTAGTGGCCTATCCGCAGGCGCCGGGCTATACCCGTATTACGGAGTATAAGAAGCTGCCCGAGCAGGATGTTCAGGGGGCCAGCACCATCGCGGTGGAATATCCGCTGACCTATACGAAGGATAACGGCGCAGAGCCCTATTACCCGATTCCAACCGAAGAATCGGCCAAAAGCTACGCTGCGTACAGAGCTAAGGCTGATAGCGTCAAGAATATGGTGTTGTGCGGCCGGCTGGCGGAATACCGCTATTACAATATGGACGATGCGTTGGCGCGTGCGCTGGAAGTTTGCAAACAGATTCGTGCGCACTTTGGCGCATAG